In a single window of the Desulfobacterales bacterium genome:
- a CDS encoding 4Fe-4S dicluster domain-containing protein: MKWTSEAEEAIKNVPFFVRKRVRARVEKEAGAAGNPVVSLADVKATQARFLANMGSEIKGYQVETCFGPGGCPNRAIISDQLVAQIEADVQKEDLLGFLKQHVKGDLKFHHEFRITLADCPNACSQPQIKDIGIIGACAPVVTDEPCTMCEACVEACKEDAIHLDSAQEGPVIDNDGCLKCGKCIPACPTGTLAEGQTGFRVQLGGKLGRHPQLAKELPGVYTEAQVLQIVKDCIQFYKKHSKGGKRFAQILQPEDFEALVRRYSEI, translated from the coding sequence ATGAAATGGACATCGGAGGCTGAAGAGGCCATAAAAAATGTTCCGTTCTTTGTTCGCAAACGGGTGCGGGCCCGTGTAGAGAAAGAGGCCGGAGCAGCCGGCAACCCAGTGGTCTCACTGGCTGATGTCAAGGCCACCCAGGCACGTTTCCTGGCCAACATGGGTTCGGAAATCAAAGGTTATCAGGTTGAGACCTGTTTTGGACCCGGTGGATGCCCCAACCGCGCGATTATTAGCGATCAGCTGGTTGCCCAAATTGAAGCTGATGTTCAGAAAGAAGATTTACTCGGTTTTTTAAAGCAACACGTCAAAGGCGATCTTAAATTTCATCATGAATTTCGCATCACACTGGCGGATTGCCCGAACGCATGCTCCCAGCCGCAAATAAAAGACATTGGTATCATTGGCGCCTGTGCACCCGTCGTCACAGACGAACCCTGCACAATGTGTGAAGCTTGCGTTGAAGCCTGCAAAGAAGATGCAATCCATCTTGATAGCGCTCAAGAAGGCCCGGTCATCGATAATGATGGATGCCTCAAGTGCGGCAAATGTATTCCGGCATGTCCAACCGGCACCCTCGCCGAAGGTCAAACAGGATTCCGGGTCCAGCTGGGCGGAAAGCTCGGACGGCATCCCCAGCTTGCCAAAGAGCTTCCCGGTGTTTACACTGAAGCTCAGGTGTTGCAGATTGTTAAAGATTGCATCCAGTTTTACAAAAAACACAGCAAAGGTGGGAAACGCTTTGCTCAAATTCTGCAGCCCGAAGATTTTGAGGCGCTTGTAAGACGTTATAGCGAGATCTAA
- a CDS encoding cation transporter, producing the protein MEKKTFSIPSISCGHCVNAIKTELSELEGVTKVAGDIEGKSVAVEWDAPTTEESIKNKLSEINYPAA; encoded by the coding sequence ATGGAGAAAAAAACGTTTTCAATTCCCAGTATTTCATGCGGGCATTGTGTCAATGCCATTAAAACTGAATTAAGCGAGCTGGAGGGTGTCACCAAAGTGGCAGGCGACATCGAGGGCAAAAGTGTGGCGGTTGAATGGGATGCCCCAACCACCGAAGAATCCATAAAAAATAAATTGTCTGAAATCAATTATCCGGCTGCTTAG
- a CDS encoding 3'(2'),5'-bisphosphate nucleotidase CysQ, whose amino-acid sequence MELESYVVKSIQAALAAGDAINKVYHSEDFRVEYKSDSSPLTIADQKSHEHIMNVLKEFDDPILSEEGKDIPYAQRKDWQRFWVVDPLDGTKEFIKRNGEFTVNIALVENSRPVLGTIFVPDRDTLYFAAQGFGAYKLTEGPFNDLQHAPVESNAQARTLFEQIVAQATSLPIEHARQAALTIVGSRSHKTAELEAYVEEKRKAVGKVEFISAGSSLKICLVAEGKADIYPRLGPTMEWDTAAGQAIAEVAGASVYAYDSTKPLIYNKEDLHNPWFIVQREA is encoded by the coding sequence ATGGAACTAGAATCGTATGTGGTAAAATCTATTCAGGCGGCCCTTGCAGCCGGCGATGCAATCAACAAAGTATACCATTCTGAGGATTTCAGGGTGGAATATAAATCCGACAGCTCTCCTTTGACCATTGCCGATCAAAAATCCCATGAGCACATCATGAATGTGCTAAAAGAATTTGATGATCCGATTCTCAGTGAGGAAGGCAAAGACATACCCTATGCGCAGCGCAAAGACTGGCAGCGTTTCTGGGTGGTGGATCCTTTGGATGGCACCAAAGAATTTATCAAGCGCAACGGGGAGTTTACGGTCAATATTGCCCTGGTTGAAAACAGCCGCCCTGTTCTGGGCACTATTTTTGTGCCGGATCGAGATACACTATATTTCGCAGCCCAGGGATTTGGCGCCTACAAGCTGACAGAAGGCCCTTTTAATGACCTGCAGCATGCCCCGGTAGAGTCAAATGCGCAGGCCCGCACTTTGTTTGAACAAATCGTTGCGCAGGCCACCTCACTGCCGATTGAACACGCCCGGCAAGCCGCACTGACCATCGTGGGCAGCCGCTCCCATAAAACGGCCGAACTGGAAGCCTATGTCGAGGAAAAACGCAAAGCCGTGGGTAAGGTAGAATTCATCTCTGCGGGCAGTTCGTTGAAAATCTGTCTGGTGGCAGAGGGTAAGGCGGATATATATCCGCGCTTGGGGCCCACCATGGAATGGGATACGGCCGCCGGACAGGCCATAGCTGAAGTGGCCGGTGCCAGCGTGTATGCATACGACAGCACAAAACCGCTGATTTATAATAAGGAAGATCTGCACAATCCCTGGTTTATCGTCCAAAGGGAAGCCTAA
- a CDS encoding heavy metal translocating P-type ATPase: protein MPDNTVTLPVAGMTCANCAMNIERAVKKLDGINDARVNFAAEQASVSFDPTRIQVKDVIAKIQGSGFSVPTNTVEMAITGMTCANCAANIERALNKKVSGVVKASANFASERATIEYVPGVVDLQQMIRAIEAAGFGVITPEDTADEEDAEQIARQAEIRDQTRKFIVGVVFAMPLFVLSMARDFGLIGAWSHAAWVNWFFWALATPVQFYTGWDYYINGIKSLKNKSANMDVLVAMGSSVAYFYSLALLFFPVLGQHVYFETSAVIITLIKLGKMLESRTKGRTGGAIRKLIGLRPKTATILENDAEKEIPIARVQLEDTVLVRPGERIPVDGIVIDGASSVDESMLSGEPLPVDKRQGDKIVGGTINGEGLLKFRAAAVGKDTVLAQIIRLVQEAQGSKAPIQALADKVAAIFVPAIIGLALVVFIVWWAISGEFVPAMIRLVAVLVIACPCALGLATPTAIMAGTGKAAERGILFKNSEALETATKLDGVVLDKTGTITIGKPAVIDIIPIEPECQTAEALLKIGASVEKGSEHPLGKAIVQHAESQGLTLAAPQEFKAHGGRGVEANINGYAVVVGKPEWFNELKISIGPVSEQIQQLQFQGKTVMVVAKKDRLCGLITVSDELKSDSKEAIREMQDQGLKVVMLTGDNLATAQTIGNQVHIDDIIAEVKPDEKSSKVKHLQENGKRIGMVGDGINDAPALAQADVGLAIGTGTDVAIETADVILSSGSLKGVSRAIRLSRATMKTIKQNLFWAFGYNVILIPVAAGILYPFESLPNMLRQLHPILAALAMAFSSVSVVTNSLRLYKTQIK, encoded by the coding sequence ATGCCTGATAATACAGTAACGCTGCCGGTGGCGGGCATGACGTGCGCCAATTGCGCCATGAATATTGAGCGTGCGGTTAAAAAACTCGACGGCATCAACGATGCCCGGGTTAATTTTGCTGCCGAGCAAGCATCCGTCTCTTTTGATCCCACCCGGATACAGGTAAAAGATGTCATCGCCAAAATACAGGGCTCTGGATTCTCGGTTCCGACAAATACGGTCGAGATGGCAATTACCGGTATGACCTGTGCCAACTGCGCCGCCAACATTGAAAGAGCCTTAAACAAAAAGGTTTCAGGGGTGGTAAAGGCCAGCGCAAATTTTGCCAGCGAGCGCGCCACCATTGAATATGTCCCGGGTGTTGTCGATCTTCAACAAATGATCCGTGCCATCGAAGCGGCCGGTTTTGGTGTGATTACACCCGAAGACACCGCAGACGAAGAGGATGCCGAACAAATTGCGCGCCAGGCCGAAATCCGGGATCAGACGCGCAAATTTATCGTCGGTGTGGTCTTTGCCATGCCCCTGTTTGTTTTGAGCATGGCCCGGGATTTTGGCCTTATCGGGGCCTGGAGCCATGCAGCCTGGGTCAACTGGTTTTTCTGGGCCCTGGCCACGCCGGTTCAATTTTATACCGGCTGGGATTACTATATCAACGGAATTAAAAGTCTTAAAAATAAAAGCGCCAATATGGATGTGCTGGTCGCCATGGGCTCTTCGGTGGCCTATTTTTATTCGCTGGCGCTGCTCTTTTTTCCGGTCCTGGGTCAACACGTCTATTTTGAAACCTCGGCTGTCATCATTACCCTGATCAAACTCGGCAAGATGCTGGAGTCCAGAACCAAGGGACGCACCGGCGGAGCCATTCGCAAACTGATCGGCCTGAGGCCGAAAACCGCCACGATTCTTGAAAATGATGCTGAAAAAGAAATTCCCATCGCCCGGGTGCAACTGGAGGATACAGTGCTGGTGCGGCCAGGCGAGCGCATTCCGGTGGATGGTATCGTTATCGATGGGGCCTCATCGGTGGACGAATCCATGCTGAGCGGCGAGCCGCTGCCGGTGGACAAGCGTCAAGGCGACAAAATCGTCGGCGGCACCATTAATGGTGAGGGCCTGTTAAAATTCAGGGCAGCGGCTGTGGGCAAAGATACGGTTTTGGCCCAGATCATCCGACTGGTTCAAGAAGCCCAGGGGAGCAAAGCACCCATTCAGGCTTTGGCAGACAAGGTGGCCGCCATCTTTGTCCCGGCCATCATCGGACTGGCGCTGGTTGTGTTCATCGTCTGGTGGGCTATTTCCGGAGAATTTGTACCTGCCATGATCCGCCTGGTGGCCGTGCTGGTCATCGCCTGCCCGTGTGCATTGGGGCTGGCCACCCCGACCGCTATCATGGCCGGCACCGGCAAAGCCGCCGAAAGGGGAATTCTGTTTAAAAACAGCGAAGCGCTTGAGACGGCCACCAAGCTCGATGGCGTTGTGCTGGATAAAACCGGCACCATCACCATCGGCAAACCTGCCGTAATCGACATCATTCCAATCGAGCCAGAATGTCAGACGGCTGAAGCGCTATTGAAAATAGGGGCGTCGGTTGAAAAGGGCTCGGAACACCCGCTTGGCAAAGCAATTGTCCAGCATGCGGAATCGCAAGGGCTGACGCTTGCTGCACCTCAGGAGTTTAAAGCTCACGGTGGACGGGGGGTTGAGGCCAACATAAATGGCTATGCTGTGGTGGTTGGAAAGCCCGAGTGGTTTAATGAATTGAAAATTTCCATTGGACCGGTCTCTGAACAAATCCAGCAGCTGCAATTCCAGGGCAAAACCGTGATGGTGGTGGCAAAAAAAGATCGGCTTTGCGGCCTGATTACCGTATCCGACGAACTCAAGAGCGATTCTAAAGAGGCGATTCGCGAAATGCAGGATCAAGGCCTCAAGGTGGTTATGCTCACCGGAGATAATCTTGCCACAGCTCAAACCATTGGCAACCAGGTCCACATTGATGATATCATTGCCGAAGTAAAGCCAGATGAAAAATCATCCAAAGTCAAACACTTGCAGGAAAATGGCAAACGGATCGGTATGGTGGGCGACGGCATCAACGACGCCCCGGCGCTGGCCCAGGCCGATGTCGGCCTGGCCATCGGCACCGGCACCGATGTGGCCATTGAAACCGCTGATGTCATTCTTTCCAGCGGCAGTCTAAAAGGGGTATCCAGGGCCATTCGCTTAAGCCGCGCCACCATGAAAACCATCAAACAAAATCTCTTCTGGGCCTTCGGCTACAATGTCATTTTAATTCCGGTGGCCGCCGGAATCCTCTATCCTTTTGAATCCCTACCGAACATGCTTCGCCAGCTGCACCCCATTCTGGCCGCGCTGGCCATGGCCTTCAGCAGTGTTTCGGTGGTGACCAATAGTCTCCGCCTGTATAAAACCCAAATCAAATAG
- a CDS encoding antibiotic biosynthesis monooxygenase family protein, with protein sequence MGVLIIIKRVFRMDQTRQLVPLLQELRAKAEKQPGFISRITYSKLNDPGELIVIMEWETVDAWSKWMDSEDAKELQWKIDSIVGEKTFFEVYKPEDY encoded by the coding sequence ATGGGTGTATTGATAATTATTAAACGTGTCTTTCGAATGGATCAAACCAGGCAGCTTGTGCCACTTCTTCAAGAACTGCGAGCCAAGGCAGAAAAGCAGCCAGGCTTCATTTCACGGATAACCTATTCAAAATTGAATGATCCCGGAGAATTAATCGTGATTATGGAATGGGAAACAGTTGATGCCTGGTCAAAATGGATGGATAGTGAAGATGCCAAAGAACTACAGTGGAAAATAGATTCAATTGTAGGAGAGAAAACCTTTTTCGAGGTGTATAAGCCGGAGGATTACTAA
- a CDS encoding sigma 54-interacting transcriptional regulator, which yields MEKEQLKSLLEISAAIAAISNRNGLNKVTMNELQRLVGFDSAAVIVFKNQGRDYMHYLEIDSTERSYDPLFRTIENNIQSIKGSPVELFIQQTDFYEWQPKNLVEKFPNDPGIQLMQQNGIKYAYNLKLLTAGREIGFLIFQFKKIKAFQANQQSFFLSIANQLAGAIHNIFIKEELEEREQDISFQLSINNALLNSTTKEELGFTLANLLNDHIPFEMVTLRIWSGSGLLTDWLAIEKEEQGSFRSINDQISKEAAQELRILEKNKNSLDKLPGIFTADKFNELCNRFPIYAYAQKAYRIKSVLRLPFNLSMDKSAHIIFSSTKDNAYTAKHLSILEHCVAQISLALDNLLAFKQLKQEKIYLEEEIKSEHNFEEIVGTSSALREVLQKVSQVAPTKSTVLIQGETGTGKELIARAIHKLSPQKDRTLLKVNCAALSPQLIESELFGHEKGSFTGATERRIGKFELANESTIFLDEIGELPVELQAKILRVLQEKEIERIGGKNTLRVDIRIVAATNRDLLKMVSKGEFRSDLFYRLNVFPIYLPPLHERKEDIPLLAAHFIEKSSKKLHKYIETLTDESLNEMLTYQWPGNVRELEHVIERAVILSEGQILSVPIGDKSSQSIDTEAFKPSHIKTLKELESRHILQVLKHCNGKVRGEDGAAAILDIKPTTLESRMKKLGIKKEYILSGS from the coding sequence ATGGAAAAGGAGCAGCTAAAATCGCTTTTGGAGATAAGTGCCGCCATTGCTGCAATAAGCAATAGAAATGGGCTGAACAAAGTCACAATGAATGAGCTTCAAAGGCTGGTTGGCTTTGATTCTGCTGCAGTGATTGTCTTTAAGAATCAAGGCAGGGACTATATGCATTATTTAGAAATTGATTCAACGGAGCGTTCTTACGATCCGTTGTTTAGAACAATTGAGAATAATATTCAGTCTATTAAAGGCTCACCCGTAGAACTATTTATACAGCAAACAGATTTTTATGAGTGGCAGCCCAAAAATTTGGTTGAAAAATTTCCAAATGATCCCGGTATCCAACTTATGCAACAAAACGGAATTAAATACGCATACAATCTTAAATTGCTCACAGCCGGTCGTGAGATTGGTTTTTTGATTTTTCAATTCAAGAAAATAAAGGCATTTCAGGCGAACCAACAATCTTTTTTTCTGAGCATTGCCAATCAGCTCGCCGGGGCAATCCATAATATCTTTATAAAAGAAGAGCTCGAGGAGCGAGAACAGGATATATCTTTCCAGTTATCCATTAATAATGCCTTATTAAACTCAACCACAAAAGAGGAGCTTGGTTTTACTCTGGCGAACCTATTAAACGATCATATCCCATTTGAAATGGTTACATTACGGATTTGGAGCGGATCGGGACTTTTGACGGATTGGCTTGCAATTGAAAAAGAAGAGCAAGGAAGCTTCCGGTCGATTAATGATCAGATCTCGAAAGAAGCTGCCCAAGAGTTGCGGATTTTAGAGAAAAATAAGAATTCTTTAGATAAATTGCCGGGTATCTTTACTGCAGATAAATTCAATGAGCTTTGCAACAGATTCCCAATATATGCCTATGCGCAAAAAGCATACCGTATAAAATCAGTTCTGCGCCTTCCCTTTAACTTGAGTATGGACAAGTCAGCGCATATCATTTTTTCATCAACAAAAGATAATGCATATACAGCCAAACACCTAAGTATCTTGGAACATTGTGTCGCTCAAATTTCTTTAGCGCTTGACAACCTACTGGCCTTTAAACAACTGAAACAAGAAAAAATATATCTTGAAGAGGAAATCAAATCAGAACACAATTTTGAGGAAATCGTTGGCACTAGCTCCGCTTTACGAGAGGTCCTTCAGAAAGTCAGCCAAGTTGCCCCTACCAAGAGCACCGTATTAATTCAGGGAGAAACGGGTACTGGCAAAGAACTCATTGCCCGAGCAATTCATAAGCTATCACCGCAAAAAGACCGCACGCTTCTCAAAGTAAACTGCGCTGCCTTATCCCCTCAATTGATCGAGTCGGAACTGTTTGGGCATGAAAAGGGCAGCTTTACAGGAGCTACCGAAAGAAGAATCGGTAAGTTCGAACTTGCCAATGAGAGCACTATTTTTCTTGATGAAATTGGTGAGCTGCCAGTAGAGCTCCAGGCTAAAATTTTAAGGGTTCTTCAGGAAAAGGAAATCGAGCGCATTGGTGGGAAAAACACACTTAGAGTCGATATTCGCATTGTTGCGGCTACGAATCGTGACCTGCTCAAGATGGTATCAAAAGGAGAGTTCCGATCAGACCTATTTTACCGGCTGAATGTATTCCCCATTTATCTACCGCCGTTGCACGAAAGGAAGGAAGACATTCCATTGTTAGCGGCACATTTTATAGAAAAGTCTTCAAAAAAGCTGCATAAATATATCGAGACGCTCACGGATGAGAGCCTTAATGAAATGTTGACGTACCAGTGGCCAGGCAATGTGCGCGAGCTTGAGCATGTCATCGAAAGGGCTGTCATTTTATCTGAAGGGCAAATCCTTAGCGTTCCGATTGGTGATAAGAGTTCACAATCGATTGATACAGAAGCGTTTAAGCCATCCCACATTAAAACTTTGAAAGAACTCGAAAGCCGACATATCCTGCAGGTCTTAAAACATTGTAACGGCAAAGTTAGAGGAGAAGATGGTGCTGCCGCTATTCTGGATATAAAGCCGACGACTTTGGAATCACGGATGAAAAAATTAGGAATAAAAAAAGAATATATCCTTTCAGGCAGTTAA
- a CDS encoding universal stress protein, with translation MSKKFLIAVDDSIHSKNAIKYASNIFASVKEANFTLFHVQPMISEYLLDEAKNDLAAEAELKRMIKKNTEAGESLLQKYREEMIRLGVSGQHIDSITLPRTLGLAKDILKYSSGDVYDAIIMGRRGLSGLQEIILGSVSANVVEHSKSTPVWLIDGEVVSQKIMFAVDGSENSLKALDHLALMMGENPDARLMFFHVQPKIRDYCPIDFETTETDQLEDMIVQGDKRCIDQFFAHAHKKLKDAGFNDNQIEVKVSDTLLNPGKAIIEEAKQGDYGTVVIGRRGINKTFFTGSVSRYVINQMSDKALWIVP, from the coding sequence ATGAGCAAAAAATTTTTAATTGCCGTAGATGATTCAATACATTCAAAAAACGCAATAAAGTATGCATCTAACATTTTTGCCTCAGTCAAAGAGGCGAATTTTACCCTTTTCCATGTTCAGCCGATGATATCGGAATATTTGCTTGATGAAGCCAAAAATGATTTGGCAGCTGAGGCTGAATTAAAAAGAATGATCAAAAAAAACACAGAGGCCGGTGAGAGCCTGCTCCAAAAATATAGGGAGGAAATGATCCGATTGGGTGTTTCCGGACAGCATATTGACAGCATAACCCTCCCCAGAACGCTGGGGTTGGCCAAAGACATCCTGAAATACAGCTCCGGCGATGTTTATGATGCGATTATTATGGGTCGCAGGGGGCTGTCCGGTTTGCAAGAAATTATTCTTGGCAGTGTCTCAGCGAACGTCGTCGAGCATTCAAAATCGACTCCCGTTTGGCTGATTGACGGAGAGGTTGTTTCACAAAAAATAATGTTTGCAGTGGATGGCTCTGAAAATTCATTGAAGGCATTAGACCACCTTGCACTTATGATGGGTGAAAATCCGGATGCAAGGCTAATGTTTTTTCACGTTCAGCCAAAAATTAGGGATTACTGCCCAATTGACTTCGAAACAACCGAAACGGACCAGCTCGAAGATATGATTGTGCAAGGCGATAAAAGATGCATCGACCAGTTTTTTGCCCATGCGCATAAGAAACTCAAGGACGCCGGTTTTAATGACAACCAAATCGAGGTAAAAGTATCCGATACGCTATTAAATCCCGGCAAAGCCATTATAGAAGAAGCCAAACAGGGTGATTACGGCACGGTTGTCATCGGGCGGCGCGGCATCAACAAAACCTTTTTTACCGGAAGTGTATCCCGTTACGTTATCAACCAGATGTCAGACAAAGCGTTGTGGATTGTTCCGTAG
- a CDS encoding CBS domain-containing protein codes for MQIITTHKGADFDAVASVLAANLLFPEAVAVLPRSLNPNVKDFLSIHKDVIDIQAPDEVSSEKVERLIIVDTNRWDRLDRLKNFKENENLDIFLWDHHLNEGDIEATWRCVEAVGATITLLVRVLKERKMELTPIQATLFLAGLYEDTGNLTFPSTTAEDALAAAYLLAQGADLNVLSTFLRPAYGEHHRNILTRMLRSAKKKNIGAFKISFNKQDINGHVNNLAVVVGMYREILNVDVVFGIFVDLKRGNTMVIGRSGADGFDVGMIMRAMGGGGHPSAGSALIKSIDPDVVEHRIIELIRGNKPSAIQISDLMSYPVVTVSPKTKMKQVYSILNEKGHMGLPVLDEGRLVGIISKRDFWKAKKTSALNAPVKAFMTPNVLSIEPRTSPMQAARLMIDHDIGRLPVVDNGSVIGIITRSDTMRYLYDLQPE; via the coding sequence ATGCAGATAATAACCACGCATAAGGGTGCGGACTTCGATGCCGTAGCCTCCGTATTGGCTGCAAACCTTTTGTTTCCAGAAGCAGTCGCGGTGCTTCCCCGAAGCCTGAACCCGAATGTTAAAGACTTTTTATCGATCCACAAGGATGTCATTGATATTCAAGCACCTGATGAAGTTTCATCTGAAAAGGTGGAGCGTTTGATTATCGTTGATACCAATAGATGGGACCGCCTTGATCGCTTGAAGAATTTTAAGGAAAATGAAAATCTTGATATTTTCCTTTGGGACCACCATTTAAACGAAGGCGACATTGAGGCAACCTGGAGATGCGTGGAAGCGGTCGGGGCTACCATTACTCTGTTGGTTCGCGTTTTAAAGGAACGAAAAATGGAATTAACGCCCATTCAGGCCACGCTTTTTTTGGCCGGGCTTTATGAAGATACGGGCAATTTGACATTTCCTTCCACCACGGCAGAAGATGCCCTTGCTGCAGCTTACCTACTGGCTCAAGGAGCTGATCTTAACGTTCTGAGCACATTCCTGCGACCGGCATACGGTGAGCATCACAGAAATATTTTGACCCGCATGCTGCGGTCTGCGAAGAAGAAAAACATAGGCGCTTTTAAAATCAGCTTTAACAAACAGGATATAAATGGACATGTGAATAATCTGGCCGTCGTGGTAGGGATGTACAGGGAAATTTTAAATGTTGACGTCGTTTTTGGAATCTTTGTGGATCTGAAGCGAGGTAACACTATGGTCATTGGCCGCAGCGGCGCAGATGGATTTGATGTCGGAATGATCATGCGTGCGATGGGCGGCGGCGGTCATCCTTCTGCGGGTTCCGCTTTAATCAAATCCATTGATCCTGATGTTGTGGAGCACAGAATCATTGAGCTGATTCGCGGCAATAAACCTTCCGCTATACAGATAAGCGATCTGATGTCATATCCCGTTGTAACCGTATCGCCCAAAACCAAAATGAAGCAGGTTTACTCTATTTTGAATGAAAAAGGGCACATGGGACTTCCCGTGCTGGATGAAGGTAGACTGGTTGGCATTATCTCTAAAAGGGATTTTTGGAAAGCAAAAAAAACCTCCGCATTGAATGCCCCGGTAAAGGCATTCATGACCCCAAATGTTCTTTCAATAGAACCCCGAACAAGTCCGATGCAGGCGGCTCGCTTGATGATAGATCATGATATCGGCCGCCTTCCGGTAGTGGATAACGGCAGCGTCATCGGCATCATAACCAGATCCGATACCATGCGCTATCTTTACGACTTGCAGCCTGAGTGA